In the genome of Erinaceus europaeus chromosome 8, mEriEur2.1, whole genome shotgun sequence, one region contains:
- the SMIM30 gene encoding small integral membrane protein 30 — translation MTVSTQLFVVLISLLLVLPVVEAVEAGDAIALLLGVVLSITGICACLGVYARKRNGQI, via the coding sequence ATGACAGTTTCAACACAACTGTTCGTAGTCCTCATTTCACTGCTTTTGGTGCTGCCTGTTGTTGAAGCAGTAGAAGCTGGAGATGCAATCGCCCTCTTGTTGGGTGTGGTTCTCAGCATTACAGGCATTTGTGCTTGTTTGGGGGTATATGCACGaaagagaaatggacagataTGA